A genomic window from Papaver somniferum cultivar HN1 unplaced genomic scaffold, ASM357369v1 unplaced-scaffold_15, whole genome shotgun sequence includes:
- the LOC113335563 gene encoding uncharacterized protein LOC113335563, which produces MSGKIQQDVFVDDEKMISTGFSLASKCCICQQDQDSMAHLLWDYIFSRSIWTWLGNIFNFPNPFSFVGILKFVKNKSPIVKEAWLTAALSTMRELWFQKNNIMFDNGKPNENNFKKRILNLVHYEGYRMHGARWGQVYDSNILNFFNLSNRRIRFQAIKECYWSSPKIGYVLFCCDGAAAGNPGIAGFGIITRGCNCEVIGTVSGGLGITTNYIAETLEVI; this is translated from the coding sequence ATGTCTGGAAAAATTCAACAAGATGTCTTTGTGGATGATGAGAAAATGATAAGTACGGGTTTTTCTTTAGCTTCCAAGTGTTGTATTTGTCAGCAAGATCAAGACAGCATGGCTCACTTACTATGGGATTATATCTTCAGTAGAAGCATATGGACATGGCTAGGTAACATTTTTAACTTTCCTAATCCATTCTCTTTTGTTGGCATTCTAAAATTTGTAAAAAATAAAAGCCCAATAGTTAAGGAGGCATGGCTAACTGCAGCTCTTTCAACAATGAGAGAGCTTTGGTTTCAAAAGAATAATATCATGTTTGATAATGGTAAGCCAAATGAGAATAATTTCAAGAAAAGAATTTTGAATTTAGTTCACTATGAAGGATACAGAATGCATGGTGCTAGATGGGGGCAGGTTTATGATTCAAACATTCTCAACTTCTTCAATTTAAGTAACAGAAGGATTAGATTCCAAGCCATTAAAGAATGTTACTGGTCAAGTCCTAAAATAGGTTATGTATTGTTTTGCTGTGATGGAGCTGCAGCTGGTAATCCTGGTATCGCAGGCTTTGGTATTATAACAAGAGGTTGTAACTGTGAAGTGATAGGGACTGTATCTGGAGGATTAGGAATAACCACTAATTATATAGCAGAAACTCTGGAAGTTATATAG
- the LOC113335562 gene encoding uncharacterized protein LOC113335562, translated as MVTDTDQAMLDAIPEVEEIKKAVFDMYSNSALGPDSFSGMFYKACWNIIQADFVKVVQYCWRRRYIPKGLNSNFLVLLPKVQGAKKSNQFTPIGLSNFSFKVFTEILYTGMRSLVCKLVSPQQVAYIQGKSIHEQIMVASGLVNEMKKKRRGRNVGLKLDISQAYDSVSWNFLFKVLQQYGFSSTWCEWLRILFSSANISVMVNGGPNGFFSMQRGIK; from the coding sequence ATGGTTACAGATACAGATCAAGCAATGCTTGATGCAATACCTGAAGTGGAAGAAATTAAGAAAGCAGTATTTGATATGTACTCAAACAGTGCACTAGGGCCTGATAGCTTCTCAGGCATGTTCTATAAAGCATGTTGGAATATAATTCAAGCTGATTTTGTTAAAGTTGTTCAATACTGTTGGAGAAGAAGATACATTCCAAAGGGCCTCAATTCTAATTTCTTGGTATTATTACCTAAAGTTCAAGGAGCAAAGAAGTCAAACCAATTCACaccaattggtttaagcaacttcAGTTTTAAAGTTTTCACAGAAATTCTCTACACCGGAATGAGGAGTCTAGTATGCAAGTTGGTATCTCCACAACAAGTAGcttatattcaaggaaaaagtatTCATGAACAAATTATGGTAGCTTCTGGATTagttaatgaaatgaaaaagaagagaaggggaagaaatGTAGGTTTGAAGTTAGACATTTCTCAAGCCTATGACTCAGTAAGCTGGAATTTTCTATTCAAAGTTCTTCAACAGTATGGCTTCTCATCTACTTGGTGTGAAtggttgagaattttattttcctcAGCAAATATTTCAGTGATGGTTAATGGAGGGCCAAATGGCTTTTTCTCAATGCAAAGAGGGATTAAGTAA